Proteins encoded within one genomic window of Besnoitia besnoiti strain Bb-Ger1 chromosome II, whole genome shotgun sequence:
- a CDS encoding RNA recognition motif-containing protein (encoded by transcript BESB_038810): protein MHGGDTGGPGSAGGGTGRIYIGNLPGDYTEKDVEREFDRFGKIVKLEFKRTVSGAGYCFLEYADSRDAKDAIAQLHGRPPPGMRDAAPLRVEIPLSRSGRPGDGFREEAMARGLTSRRGRFVLEIRGLPPSGSWQDLKDHFRGIGDVGFAEVRKDPDVPDSVVGELSFFTKRDMVEAIEVLDGSTFRSHEGEKSRISVREKRVAGGRGGRSDDEYEAAAYDSDARGRARSGKYSNHYESSNGGYGGGSAGGYRSSMDAMRESASRGRLGGASAGGYYGYQQPASSPSGRGVHGSYADGSRRGRSRSRESGLPARSGYGGYGPPGSYYDAPGVSPRGSRLSVDHGSRRFDEWADRRR from the exons ATGCACGGGGGTGACACAGGTGGCCCGGGAAGTGCAGGAGGTGGCACCGGGCGTATCTACATCGGCAACTTGCCGGGAGATTACACGGAGAAAGACGTGGAGCGCGAATTCGACAGGTTCGGAAAGATCGTCAAACTAGAGTTCAAACGAACG GTGTCCGGTGCCGGGTACTGTTTCCTAGAATACGCGGACTCGCGGGACGCGAAGGATGCCATTGCTCAACTTCAcggccggccgccgccgggcaTGCGTGACGCGGCGCCACTTCGTGTCGAAATCCCTCTATCGCGTTCGGGACGACCAGGTGACGGCTTTCGGGAAGAGGCGATGGCGAGAGGCTTGACGAGCCGACGGGGACGCTTTGTTCTAGAAATCAGGGGTCTTCCGCCTTCCGGCAGTTGGCAAGACCTAAAGGACCATTTCCGGGGAATTGGTGATGTTGGCTTCGCCGAGGTGAGGAAGGATCCGGATGTGCCAGATTCTGTCGTGGGGGAACTAAGCTTCTTCACAAAACGCGATATGGTGGAGGCAATAGAAGTTCTAGATGGCAGCACATTCAGATCGCACGAGGGAGAAAAGTCCAGAATCAGTGTGCGAGAGAAACGCGTTGcgggaggacgcggaggacgctcGGATGACGAGtacgaggcagcggcgtaCGATTCAGATGCCagggggcgcgcgcgcagtggAAAATACAGTAATCACTACGAGTCCAGTAACGGCGGATATGGCGGCGGCAGTGCAGGAGGGTATCGCAGCAGCATGGACGCGATGCGGGAGTCAGCAAGCAGAGGCCGCCttggcggcgcgagcgccggcggataCTACGGGTATCAGCAGCCCGCGAGTTCTCCTTCCGGTCGAGGTGTCCATGGGTCGTACGCCGATGGCAGCAGGAGGGGTCGGAGCCGAAGCAGGGAAAGCGGTTTGCCAGCTAGAAGTGGGTACGGAGGGTACGGCCCCCCCGGAAGCTATTACGACGCACCCGGCGTGAGTCCGCGCGGTTCAAGGCTCAGCGTAGACCATGGGAGTCGTCGATTCGACGAGTGGGCAGATCGGAGGCGCTGA
- a CDS encoding hypothetical protein (encoded by transcript BESB_038850) produces the protein MQWWDFAPGHWNLALPYRVALRRERNKFLANAVDLQEVIDGQNSQLQGIEVRNDSLVLSPAGVGIHKIPESLKTGTGGDP, from the exons ATGCAATGGTGGGACTTCGCACCCGGGCACTGGAATCTGGCGTTACCCT ACCGAGTGGCTCTCCGTAGGGAAAGAAACAAATTCCTGGCAAACGCG GTAGACCTACAAGAGGTGATAGACGGCCAGAATTCCCAGCTGCAGG GGATTGAAGTAAGAAACGATTCACTTGTTTTGTCTC CTGCTGGGGTGGGTATCCACAAAATACCAGAAAGTCTGAAAACGGGAACTG GTGGCGACCCATAA
- a CDS encoding hypothetical protein (encoded by transcript BESB_038830), with the protein MMSPSAESLPSSCNASPRVMAATPRPGQLLLPQQNTKMPGVSPRKMYIDLYAPPSARSTAPPLSAAGSSSFDSAPASARSLGWFTGPPAGSAPATARYVLPATQEKALGASSSGAFRTGLGCPAALRPLAAATPRRVVQEEPYFKVHSPPYEKLQGKVQSYIDGQGKLHAPPEDHHKLFRNHILCMRRKDLLGLSGTPHPEQYPKRAAAKGSYLEDFRVPAPLDGHHFDHDPLLRNRLTPTDALPYIREQGNVGHPLNFFHNDLMLDNVMLPGQLEHYCPGTVATYVDVPNFGRMQGLYAKQKDGTVYPLITLPKMTPHDIFKTLEKMQAHRRAMRRQNPLWTVLCCQCRETEEEHYEDKVISQMEAAYGFKNGGTMLGQ; encoded by the exons ATGATGTCGCCATCTGCGGAGAGCCTTCCGAGCTCCTGCAATGCCTCGCCCCGCGTGATGGCGGCAACCCCGCGACCGGGACAACTGCTTCTTCCACAGCAGAACACCAAAATGCCAGGTGTATCTCCGAGGAAGATGTACATCGATTTGTACGCTCCTCCCTCTGCTCGGAGTACAGCACCTCCATTGAGCGCTGCAGGATCGTCGTCTTTTgacagcgcgccggcgtcggcgaggtCGCTTGGATGGTTCACAGGTCCTCCTGCGGGCTCTGCTCCCGCAACTGCACGATATGTCCTGCCTGCAACGCAAGAAAAAGCGCTCGGCGCATCTTCGTCTGGGGCGTTCCGGACAGGCCTCGGCTGTCCCGCCGCGCTGAGGCCCCTGGCAGCAGCTACTCCACGACGAGTGGTCCAAGAAGAACCGTATTTCAAAGTTCATTCGCCTCCATATGAGAAACTGCAGGGAAAGGTGCAGTCCTACATCGACGGACAGGGAA AACTGCACGCCCCGCCGGAGGACCACCACAAGCTGTTCAGGAATCACattctctgcatgcgaagAAAAGACCTTCTCGGGCTCTCTGGCACTCCCCATCCCGAGCAG TATCCGAAGCGAGCTGCAGCAAAGGGTTCCTACCTGGAGGACTTCCGGGTACCTGCCCCGCTTGATGGACACCATTTCGACCATGACCCTTTGCTGAGGAACAGACTGACCCCGACAGATGCGCTTCCCTACATTAGAGAGCAGGGCAACGTCGGTCACCCTCTCAACTTCTTCCACAATGACCTCATGCTCGACAATGTAATGT TACCCGGGCAGCTGGAGCATTATTGCCCAGGCACGGTTGCGACGTACGTAGACGTCCCGAACTTcgggcgcatgcagggctTATACGCCAAACAAAAAGATGGTACAGTATACCCGCTGATTACTTTACCAAAAATGACCCCCCACGACATTTTCAAGACTCTGGAGAAGATGCAAGCGCACCGGCGCGCGATGCGTCGGCAGAATCCGTTGTGGACGGTTCTTTGCTGCCAGTGCcgggagacagaagaggagcACTACGAAGATAAGGTCATTTCACAGATGGAGGCCGCATACGGTTTCAAAAATGGCGGAACTATGCTGGGTCAGTAG
- a CDS encoding hypothetical protein (encoded by transcript BESB_038860), with amino-acid sequence MCVFHNIKVMLWLMIGALVVMPFVVQGGHAAGHFFSKDANLDSAAFEHHSLQRLSPVPHFMSPQRPGNENFPSSTVAAPVAQNVGLQYPPW; translated from the coding sequence ATGTGCGTTTTTCATAATATCAAAGTGATGCTGTGGCTAATGATTGGTGCGTTAGTGGTGATGCCGTTTGTCGTGCAGGGGGGGCACGCAGCGGGCCACTTCTTCAGCAAGGATGCAAATCTTGACTCTGCCGCTTTCGAACACCACAGTCTtcagcgcctctcgcccgtGCCCCATTTCATGAGCCCTCAGCGACCTGGGAATGAAAACTTCCCCTCCAGTACGGTGGCTGCCCCCGTTGCGCAGAACGTAGGGCTGCAGTATCCGCCGTGGTAA
- a CDS encoding HMG (high mobility group) box domain-containing protein (encoded by transcript BESB_038840) produces MPLPPRAPHDHVASAVSSARATDVYGIVNMATDPEDTSAAGKPRAPLSAYFIFLSKEQATIRQQIAEQTGRERVPLAEVQKAVSERWKNLSAEERQAYNEEARLRKEEHLKQAAQHGKEKGGETKMKASVGESKRRLPDAEELFPQARINKICKLDPTLPRVTAVAAQTMNLATVLALRRFAILADGCRRGRGTLMKEDVLTMIRRGGADTKVLQGILYALDTDGSSDDEGRADLHNTAINSRNAESDEVVAGARSGQQECTDLKRDSACGKERPTLAKPRNWNGAQPAGNKKKKGGSRSLQCADITSFFSRVR; encoded by the exons ATGCCCTTGCCCCCTCGCGCCCCCCATGATCACGTCGCTTCTGCGGTGTCCAGTGCAAGAGCGACCGACGTCTATGGCATAGTCAACATGGCGACAGATCCCGAAGACAC ATCCGCTGCGGGAAAGCCTCGTGCTCCGCTATCTGCCTACTTCATTTTCTTGTCAAAGGAACAGGCCACCATCCGCCAGCAGATTGCCGAGCAAACTGGACGAGAGCGG GTTCCTCTTGCAGAGGTCCAGAAAGCTGTCAGCGAGAGGTGGAAAAATCTATCGGCAGAAGAGCGTCAG GCATACAATGAGGAGGCGAGACTTCGGAAGGAGGAGCATCTCAAACAG GCCGCTCAACATGGAAAGGAGAAGGGAGGAGAGACAAAGATGAAAGCTTCCGTAGGCGAATCCAA GAGAAGGCTCCCTGATGCAGAAGAATTATTCCCGCAGGCCCGCATCAACAAGATCTGCAAACTGGACCCGACGCTCCCGCGA GTCACTGCTGTTGCGGCCCAAACAATGAATCTTGCCACG GTGTTGGCTCTCCGCCGTTTCGCAATTTTAGCAGACGggtgccgcagagggcggggTACTCTGATGAAGGAGGATGTCT TGACAATGATTCGTCGCGGAGGGGCGGACACCAAAGTTCTGCAAG GCATCCTCTACGCTTTAGATACAGATGGCAGTAGCGATGATGAAGGTCGAGCGGACTTGCATAACACTGCCATCAACTCTCGGAATGCGGAGTCGGACGAGGTGGTCGCAGGCGCACGCTCCG GTCAACAAGAATGCACCGATTTGAAGCGTGACAGTGCATGTGGCAAGGAGAGACCAACATTGGCAAAGCCTCGGAACTGGAACGGAGCGCAGCCTGCAGGGAAtaagaagaaaaagggggGATCAAGAAGTCTGCAGTGTGCGGACATAacttcgtttttctctcgtgTACGTTGA
- a CDS encoding hypothetical protein (encoded by transcript BESB_038800): MASATEECPSSSDQHDGGGQPTDAASGGEKKGKSGRRALVHPRAVLTGTVELSDGCCIGAATIIDGGQGGIFFGKNTVVEDRVKITNSGPTPMTIGRYTWIEDEAVLQNVQKIGDFVRVEAGAKVVDCEELGNGCNVAAGAKVEKRGSVGAQTVFFGHAGVMVHDPSCMVRQAASAVAHLPTHRRLLDSHV; encoded by the exons ATGGCCTCTGCAACTGAAGAATGTCCCTCTTCAAGCGACCAACACGATGGAGGTGGCCAGCCGACGGATGCTGCCAGCgggggcgagaagaaggggaAATCTGGGAGACGAGCACTGGTGCACCCGCGGGCGGTGTTGACTGGCACGGTTGAACTGAGTGACGGGTGTTGCATTGGTGCTGCAACCATAATTGATGGTGGACAAGGCGGCATTTTTTTCGGAAAGAATACTGTTGTCGAGGATCGAGTTAAAATTACCAACAG CGGTCCGACGCCGATGACTATAGGCCGTTATACATGGATCGAGGATGAAGCCG TACTTCAAAACGTTCAGAAAATCGGCGACTTCGTCCGCGTGGAAGCAGGAG CCAAAGTCGTAGACTGTGAAGAGCTCGGTAACGGCTGCAACGTAGCAGCCGGAGCGAAAGTGGAAAAGCGAGGCTCAGTCGGGGCTCAGACCGTCTTCTTCGGTCATGCCGGAGTAATGGTTCATGACCCGTCCTGTATGGTG CGGCAAGCGGCGTCGGCAGTGGCTCATCTACCAACTCACCGGCGACTACTCGACAGCCATGTATAA
- a CDS encoding hypothetical protein (encoded by transcript BESB_038820), with protein sequence MQLTQLFRFHLAALLLQYAATCQFSILSHIVRDMESFARQEPNVLEFVRKNSETLDKRLLQSALIYYTKKHGPPQIRPGVKHTVASLYRDARTLLRISAEELEALKATLAHQLAEAAAQRDRELRQKQQDIRQAYQRRKTISSLVKRWRQPPGQRGSPESWSDENSDKTSRSSNLSLHLDPIEEAEDETPSEYDVPDTLNPASVSDFASGNDEDNNSSNSSTKSDDNQSTVSGGAQGASGRSSARLPETSLTQLDDARSSFSKAWGAVRSHRKGIAIGVAAIALAAGLVAAHKKMKPWKGISGSGAYSWDVATCSLLLKFDLSRRLKAMGTVVDIIRVAANNFEGELEVTYKEKPAFASSRGKELVFPLAFYLSLGFATTTRKETFVIPPNCVASRSSTFVVSRNGAAVEEAIVDLDYRPASFAVPREVVDSKKVESFLQSMSDSDNHWTLYPQCILHLAIRSDALQGSPIVLVDSARGIVALGNRAMEDEVFVVPPECQARTPNDVKYLSLERTIDDARYIDIVLVLEEVDGSANQTWTEIRNGADVDPEKVLASRLAVAAEGA encoded by the exons ATGCAGCTCACGCAGTTGTTTCGATTTCACCTGGCTGCTTTGCTTCTGCAGTACGCAGCGACATGCCAGTTCTCAATCC tCAGCCACATCGTGCGGGACATGGAGTCATTTGCTCGGCAAGAACCAA ATGTCCTTGAGTTTGTCAGGAAGAACTCTGAGACCTTAGATAAACGGCTTCTCCAGAGCGCTCTCATCTATTACACCAAGAAACATGGCCCTCCGCAGATTCGCCCCGGGGTGAAACACACGGTTGCTTCTTTGTACCGAGACGCTCGGACGTTGCTCCGTATTTCCGCTG AGGAGCTAGAGGCACTCAAGGCAACACTTGCACACCAGCttgcggaggcagccgcacaGCGAGATCGCGAACTGAGGCAGAAGCAACAGGATATCCGGCAAGCGTACCAACGACGAAAAACCATATCGAGTCTTGTAAAGAGATGGCGTCAGCCACCTGGTCAACGTGGTTCTCCAGAGTCTTGGTCGGATGAGAATTCTGACAAAACAAGCCGTTCATCGAATCTGTCGCTCCACCTGGACCCCAttgaagaagcggaagacgaaacCCCAAGCGAATACGACGTGCCAGACACACTGAATCCTGCGTCAGTGTCTGATTTTGCTTCTGGGAATGATGAGGACAACAACTCTAGTAATAGTAGTACCAAAAGCGATGACAATCAATCCACCGTATCAGGCGGGGCACAGGGAGCATCTGGTCGCAGCTCCGCTCGCCTACCTGAAACTTCTCTAACGCAGTTGGACGACGCGAGAAGCTCTTTTTCTAAGGCTTGGGGGGCCGTCCGGAGTCATCGTAAAGGAATTGCTATCGGAGTAGCAGCTATAGCACTGGCTGCCGGCTTGGTGGCGGCGCACAAAAAGATGAAGCCTTGGAAAGGGATCTCCGGGTCAGGGGCATATTCCTGGGATGTGGCTACATGCAGTCTTTTGCTGAAGTTCGACCTCTCGCGTCGTTTGAAGGCAATGGGAACAGTGGTCGATATCATCCGTGTCGCGGCAAACAACTTTGAGGGGGAGCTAGAAGTTACATACAAAGAAAAACCAGCCTTTGCCAGCTCAAGAGGGAAAGAACTGGTCTTTCCGCTCGCATTCTACCTGTCCTTGGGATTCGCAACGACAACGAGGAAGGAAACTTTCGTTATTCCTCCCAACTGTGTAGCGTCGCGGTCTTCGACTTTCGTAGTTTCTAGGAACGGGGCAGCTGTCGAAGAGGCCATTGTAGATTTGGATTACCGTCCAGCGTCCTTTGCAGTTCCGCGGGAGGTTGTGGACAGCAAGAAAGTCGAGAGCTTTCTGCAGTCAATGAGCGACTCTGATAACCACTGGACACTCTATCCGCAGTGCATTCTTCACTTGGCCATCAGGAGTGATGCATTGCAAGGATCACCCATTGTTCTGGTGGATTCTGCAAGGGGCATAGTTGCCCTAGGCAACCGAGCCATGGAAGACGAAGTCTTCGTCGTCCCTCCTGAGTGCCAGGCGCGCACTCCGAATGATGTGAAGTACCTCTCTTTGGAAAGAACAATCGACGACGCGAGATACATCGACATTGTGTTAGTTTTGGAAGAAGTCGATGGTAGTGCTAACCAAACTTGGACAGAGATTCGAAATGGCGCCGACGTGGACCCTGAAAAGGTTTTGGCTTCGCGCTTGGCGGTAGCTGCTGAAGGGGCGTGA